A single genomic interval of Caretta caretta isolate rCarCar2 chromosome 23, rCarCar1.hap1, whole genome shotgun sequence harbors:
- the HAUS7 gene encoding HAUS augmin-like complex subunit 7 isoform X2 has translation MSAAGQCEWQRRWPIGAGLGPRRAAGQDGGARGGLRVQATEGAALPPAGRSFPARARGRPAAALRPLGPAPGAAGLALRPKWPNWAPTCCCVDRTTWISLSTEESLRGAARKNEEFLREVFSSPSLPALLAPALPPCTADIKPLLLEEPAPCVRTRLSVRSSGKTLAELSRTLEEANTALEQLRAESSSLRGGAEPLSPGTALQTLALAACDSRQLMAAFGQVYETELREHCGRGPAPRLSPCGPLAQHLQRGLTLCAQELQALAQLGDTSDQVVRTAERRRGEGSSPTATLPVKMEELLRRYQACLAAAGGCRGDPRARGGEGGAPGPLSHKGAADPLFLG, from the exons ATGAGCGCCGCAGGTCAGTGTGAGTGGCAGCGGCGCTGGCCAATTGGGGCGGGTCTCGGCCCTCGGCGAGCTGCGGGGCAAGATGGCGGCGCCCGCGGCGGCCTCCGTGTACAGGCAACTGAAG GAGctgcgctgccccctgctggacgGAGTTTTCCTGCCCGAGCCCGAGGCCGCCCTGCAGCTGCTCTGCGCCCCCTCGGCCCAGCGCCTGGAGCTGCTGGCCTGGCTCTGCGCCCG AAATGGCCAAACTGGGCTCCGACCTGCTGCTGTGTCGATCGGACGACCTGGATCTCATTAAG CACGGAAGAGTCTCTCCGGGGGGCCGCGAGGAAGAATGAGGAGTTCCTGCGCGAGGtcttctccagccccagcctgccggCACTGCtggcccccgccctgcccccctgcaccgCCGACATCAAGCCCCTTCTGCTGGAGGAGCCGGCCCCATGTGTGAG GACCCGGCTGTCAGTGAGATCCAGTGGGAAGACGCTGGCTGAGCTCTCCAGGACCTTGGAGGAGGCCAACACCGCACTGGAGCAGCTGAGAGCAGAG AGCTCCTCCCTGCGGGGGGGCGCGGAGCCCCTGAGCCCCGGCACGGCCCTGCAGACCCTGGCGCTGGCGGCCTGCGACTCGCGCCAGCTGATGGCGGCCTTCGGGCAGGTGTACGAGACGGAGCTGCGGGAACACTGCGGCCGCGGCCCCGCCCCACGGCTCAGCCCCTGCGGGCCCCTGGCCCAGCACCTGCAGCGTGGACTCACCCTCTGCGCCCAG gagctgcaggcgCTGGCCCAGCTGGGCGACACCTCGGACCAGGTGGTGCGGACGGCGGAGAGGCGACGCGGCGAGGGCAGCAGCCCCACAGCGACGCTGC CCGTgaagatggaggagctgctccGGCGCTACCAGGCCTGCCTGGCCGCTGCGGGGGGCTGCCGGGGtgaccccagggccaggggaggggaggggggggctccaGGGCCCCTGTCTCACAAGGGAGCTGCTGACCCACTGTTCCTGGGGTAA
- the HAUS7 gene encoding HAUS augmin-like complex subunit 7 isoform X1: protein MAAPAAASVYRQLKELRCPLLDGVFLPEPEAALQLLCAPSAQRLELLAWLCARANPPLREQFARLKDSQTEEKTQEMAKLGSDLLLCRSDDLDLIKGEASAERQLGFMEQLLDVIRYLDAISGTCSGDSTTSSTEESLRGAARKNEEFLREVFSSPSLPALLAPALPPCTADIKPLLLEEPAPCVRTRLSVRSSGKTLAELSRTLEEANTALEQLRAESSSLRGGAEPLSPGTALQTLALAACDSRQLMAAFGQVYETELREHCGRGPAPRLSPCGPLAQHLQRGLTLCAQELQALAQLGDTSDQVVRTAERRRGEGSSPTATLPVKMEELLRRYQACLAAAGGCRGDPRARGGEGGAPGPLSHKGAADPLFLG, encoded by the exons ATGGCGGCGCCCGCGGCGGCCTCCGTGTACAGGCAACTGAAG GAGctgcgctgccccctgctggacgGAGTTTTCCTGCCCGAGCCCGAGGCCGCCCTGCAGCTGCTCTGCGCCCCCTCGGCCCAGCGCCTGGAGCTGCTGGCCTGGCTCTGCGCCCG agcgaACCCCCCCCTCCGAGAGCAATTCGCCCGCCTCAAGGACTCGCAGACGGAGGAGAAAACTCAAG AAATGGCCAAACTGGGCTCCGACCTGCTGCTGTGTCGATCGGACGACCTGGATCTCATTAAG ggggAGGCCAGTGCCGAGCGGCAGCTCGggttcatggagcagctgctggaCGTGATCCGGTACCTGGACGCCATCAGTGGGACGTGTTCCGGGGACTCGACCACCTCCAG CACGGAAGAGTCTCTCCGGGGGGCCGCGAGGAAGAATGAGGAGTTCCTGCGCGAGGtcttctccagccccagcctgccggCACTGCtggcccccgccctgcccccctgcaccgCCGACATCAAGCCCCTTCTGCTGGAGGAGCCGGCCCCATGTGTGAG GACCCGGCTGTCAGTGAGATCCAGTGGGAAGACGCTGGCTGAGCTCTCCAGGACCTTGGAGGAGGCCAACACCGCACTGGAGCAGCTGAGAGCAGAG AGCTCCTCCCTGCGGGGGGGCGCGGAGCCCCTGAGCCCCGGCACGGCCCTGCAGACCCTGGCGCTGGCGGCCTGCGACTCGCGCCAGCTGATGGCGGCCTTCGGGCAGGTGTACGAGACGGAGCTGCGGGAACACTGCGGCCGCGGCCCCGCCCCACGGCTCAGCCCCTGCGGGCCCCTGGCCCAGCACCTGCAGCGTGGACTCACCCTCTGCGCCCAG gagctgcaggcgCTGGCCCAGCTGGGCGACACCTCGGACCAGGTGGTGCGGACGGCGGAGAGGCGACGCGGCGAGGGCAGCAGCCCCACAGCGACGCTGC CCGTgaagatggaggagctgctccGGCGCTACCAGGCCTGCCTGGCCGCTGCGGGGGGCTGCCGGGGtgaccccagggccaggggaggggaggggggggctccaGGGCCCCTGTCTCACAAGGGAGCTGCTGACCCACTGTTCCTGGGGTAA